In Pseudomonas fluorescens, a genomic segment contains:
- a CDS encoding copper resistance protein B, whose protein sequence is MNHRVISLCITFATLTCGSLVLADELQGMSPAASSAPTQSRTPIPVLTDADRAAVYNAPGGHSVHDSAIHSMLLINQLEWQGADDGSALNWDIKGWAGGDIDRLWLRSEGERSAGRTDSAEAQVLWGHAISPWWDLVGGVRQDFKPGHSQSWAAFGIQGMALYNFEAEATLFVGESGRTAARLEGDYDILLTNRLILQPTAELNFYAQNDPQRRVGSGLAESELGLRLRYEVRREFAPYVGVSWNRTYGQTAQYARAEDEDVSQLRWLVGVRLWF, encoded by the coding sequence ATGAACCATCGTGTTATATCGCTGTGCATCACGTTTGCCACATTAACCTGCGGCTCGCTGGTGTTGGCGGATGAACTTCAGGGCATGAGCCCGGCGGCTTCGTCCGCACCCACCCAAAGCCGCACACCGATCCCGGTACTGACCGACGCCGATCGCGCAGCGGTCTATAACGCGCCTGGCGGGCACAGTGTGCACGACAGCGCGATTCATTCGATGCTGCTGATCAACCAGTTGGAATGGCAAGGCGCCGACGATGGCAGTGCGCTGAACTGGGATATCAAGGGCTGGGCCGGCGGTGATATCGACCGACTGTGGCTGCGCAGCGAAGGCGAACGCAGCGCCGGCCGCACTGACAGCGCCGAAGCCCAGGTTTTGTGGGGGCACGCCATCAGCCCTTGGTGGGACTTGGTTGGCGGTGTGCGGCAGGATTTCAAACCCGGTCACAGCCAAAGCTGGGCAGCCTTTGGCATCCAGGGCATGGCGCTCTACAACTTTGAGGCCGAGGCGACGCTGTTTGTTGGCGAGTCGGGCCGCACCGCGGCCCGGCTGGAAGGCGACTACGACATTCTGCTGACCAACCGCCTGATCCTGCAGCCGACCGCGGAACTCAACTTTTATGCGCAAAACGATCCGCAGCGCCGCGTGGGCTCAGGCCTTGCGGAAAGCGAATTGGGCCTGCGGTTGCGCTACGAGGTACGCCGAGAGTTTGCGCCTTACGTGGGGGTCAGTTGGAACCGCACCTATGGGCAGACAGCACAGTACGCCCGCGCGGAGGATGAAGACGTCAGCCAACTGCGCTGGCTGGTCGGTGTGCGCCTATGGTTTTGA
- the copC gene encoding copper homeostasis periplasmic binding protein CopC gives MSLLKTALAGGALWAGLILSLPAAAHPKLLSSIPAAGTQGTPPAVIELRFSENLLTQFSGAKLTMTDMPGMPNSPMPVKASVAASTDPKVMLIKPASVLSTGTYRVDWRAVSSDTHPITGNVVFSVQP, from the coding sequence ATGTCTCTGTTGAAAACTGCGTTAGCGGGTGGTGCGCTGTGGGCCGGATTAATCCTCAGCCTGCCGGCCGCGGCCCATCCGAAATTGCTCTCGTCCATTCCAGCCGCTGGCACCCAGGGCACGCCGCCCGCGGTCATAGAGCTGCGCTTCTCGGAGAACCTGCTGACGCAGTTTTCCGGCGCCAAGCTGACCATGACCGATATGCCCGGCATGCCCAACTCGCCGATGCCGGTCAAGGCCAGTGTGGCAGCGAGCACCGATCCCAAAGTGATGTTGATCAAGCCGGCTTCCGTGCTGAGCACCGGTACCTATCGGGTTGACTGGCGCGCGGTGTCGTCCGATACGCACCCGATCACCGGTAACGTAGTATTCAGCGTTCAGCCATGA
- the copD gene encoding copper homeostasis membrane protein CopD — protein sequence MSELSQVALRFALYLDLMLLFGFGLFGLYGLNASQRTLLNFKRLMGWTAGLGVLLSVASLLSMTQAMSGASDWQALWPHLQMMLWQTDLGVAWCLRIVALVLAGCTTRLLPATVLGGVALVTLVWSGHGVMHEGMLGAWHIISDAAHLLAAGGWVGALAAFGLLLRRALFRDRYRVEVLAGALAGFERIGAGFVAVLIVTGGVNYLLVVGPNLDGINGSVYAILLGLKLGVFSLMLGLAALNRFHLVPFLQRSLAAGDTAAAGRVLRRSMALEFGAVVLILGLVAWLGTLAPG from the coding sequence ATGAGTGAATTGAGCCAAGTCGCCCTGCGGTTTGCCCTCTATCTTGACCTGATGTTGTTGTTTGGCTTCGGGCTCTTTGGGCTTTACGGGCTGAACGCTTCGCAGCGCACGCTACTGAACTTCAAGAGGCTGATGGGGTGGACGGCGGGCCTGGGGGTGTTGTTGTCCGTGGCGTCGCTGCTGTCCATGACCCAGGCCATGAGTGGTGCCAGCGATTGGCAGGCGTTATGGCCACATTTGCAGATGATGCTCTGGCAGACCGACCTGGGTGTGGCCTGGTGCCTGCGTATCGTGGCGCTGGTCCTGGCAGGGTGTACTACCCGCTTGCTGCCGGCCACGGTGTTGGGGGGCGTCGCGCTCGTGACACTGGTCTGGAGTGGGCACGGCGTGATGCACGAAGGGATGCTGGGCGCGTGGCACATCATCAGCGACGCGGCACATCTGCTGGCTGCGGGAGGCTGGGTCGGGGCGTTGGCGGCGTTTGGGCTGTTGTTGAGGCGCGCATTGTTTCGGGACCGTTATCGCGTCGAGGTGTTGGCCGGGGCACTTGCAGGGTTTGAGCGTATCGGCGCGGGATTCGTCGCGGTGCTGATCGTCACCGGTGGGGTCAATTATCTGTTGGTGGTGGGGCCGAACCTGGACGGCATCAACGGCAGTGTCTACGCGATCCTGTTGGGCCTGAAGCTCGGCGTTTTTAGCTTGATGCTGGGGCTGGCGGCACTCAATCGTTTCCATCTGGTTCCGTTTCTGCAACGGTCCCTGGCGGCGGGCGACACTGCCGCTGCGGGCCGCGTGCTGCGGCGCAGCATGGCCCTGGAGTTCGGCGCGGTGGTATTGATCCTGGGGCTGGTGGCTTGGCTGGGAACCTTGGCGCCGGGCTAG